A stretch of the Chelonoidis abingdonii isolate Lonesome George chromosome 11, CheloAbing_2.0, whole genome shotgun sequence genome encodes the following:
- the PPP1R15A gene encoding protein phosphatase 1 regulatory subunit 15A produces MLRVLSPQVGGLLDVLTWAVLSLLGYWRRLPVAVMMRRRQRRKSHGLARPCHGLATPLPAHREAPEEGEDFAACAAASQGPAPHWGERENSGGSPQAPSMSHDQEEGVNCEEEATARLEMEEHLEEVGDGQKQLRDGPFWSPQDRECHGAGGKPEGDLKPPGGDSPSCPQGGTDLGHPVTRNPHVLSFFYCPSEEEDDDTGDWPSEEEGDDGRGCSGADWTDSEEELEDDTWREENEVLWGTLCCGQYPFNPLRLAGAPPGPTPPRPKNQEFRVSFYLRGSDSEAVKEGDPWTPPEKPWPMRRGVPSRTRCCELGSRGARDPIKVETSNSEGNWTAKKVRFCPVVTVHPLLVWAFASRAARRGPWEELARDWSRFHRRIEQLGAILGPCLEPGHRARAWRRIHGAAPEPVGQEMPFPLHEGKEGQGTQDVSLQLCSERMEDPSVREGQAGKHTPLPSDYRGVEDPVIRDGRLG; encoded by the exons ATGCTCCGTGTCTTGTCCCCACAAGTGGGTGGCCTCCTGGATGTACTCACCTGGGCTGTGCTGTCACTCCTGGGTTACTGGCGTCGTCTCCCCGTGGCCGTGATGATGAGGAGgcggcagaggaggaagagccatGGGCTGGCCCGCCCATGCCATGGCTTGGCCACCCCGCTCCCGGCACATCGGGAAGCCCCTGAGGAAGGAGAGGACTTTGCGGCTTGTGCCGCTGCATCCCAGGGGCCAGCCCCCCattggggagaaagagagaattcAGGGGGAAGCCCCCAAGCTCCTTCTATGTCCCATGACCAGGAGGAGGGAGTGAACTGTGAGGAAGAGGCCACAGCCCGGCTGGAGATGGAGGAACATCTGGAGGAGGTTGGAGATGGTCAGAAGCAACTTCGGGATGGTCCATTCTGGTCCCCGCAGGACAGGGAATGTCATGGGGCTGGTGGAAAACCCGAAGGAGACCTCAAGCCACCTGGGGGAGACTCCCCCAGCTGCCCACAGGGTGGCACAGACCTGGGGCACCCCGTCACCAGGAACCCCCATGTCCTGTCCTTCTTCTACTGCCCCTCGGAGGAGGAGGACGATGACACTGGAGACTGGCCCAGCGAGGAGGAGGGAGATGATGGAAGGGGCTGCTCGGGCGCAGACTGGACCGATtcagaggaggagctggaagaTGACACCTGGCGTGAGGAGAACGAAGTGCTGTGGGGGACCCTGTGCTGTGGGCAGTACCCCTTCAACCCGCTACGCTTGGCCGGGGCCCCCCCGGGCCCCACCCCGCCACGGCCCAAGAACCAGGAATTCCGGGTTTCCTTCTACCTCCGCGGGTCGGATTCTGAGGCTGTAAAAGAAGGGGACCCCTGGACACCCCCAGAGAAGCCCTGGCCTATGAGACGGGGTGTCCCTAGTAGGACTCGGTGCTGTGAGCTGGGATCCCGGGGAGCCAGGGACCCCATCAAGGTGGAGACCTCAAACTCTGAGGGCAACTGGACAGCTaagaag GTTCGATTCTGCCCTGTTGTCACTGTGCACCCTCTGCTGGTCTGGGCCTTCGCCAGCCGGGCTGCCCGCCGGGGGCCCTGGGAGGAACTGGCCCGGGACTGGAGCCGCTTTCACCGGCGCATCGAGCAGTTGGGGGCCATCCTAgggccctgcctggagccaggACACCGGGCCCGAGCCTGGAGGAGGATCCACGGGGCAGCCCCGGAGCCAGTGGGACAGGAGATGCCCTTCCCCCTCCACGAGGGAAAGGAGGGGCAGGGGACACAGGACGTGtctctccagctctgctctgaaAGGATGGAGGACCCAAGTGTCCgggaggggcaggctgggaaGCACACGCCCCTCCCCTCCGATTATAGGGGAGTGGAGGATCCAGTCATCCGGGATGGAAGACTGGGCTAG